In the Sandaracinus amylolyticus genome, CGCGACCTTGAGCACGTCGACGCGCGAGAGGAGCCCGCTGCGCGCGAGCGCGCCCTCGCTGTGCTGCTCCGCGTCGCCCGCGAGCAGGAGCCGTCGCGCGCCGATCGCGATCTCGATGACGAACGAGTTCTCGTTCGCATCCCATCCCGGGTCGAACGAAGGGCAGGGCCAGATCACGCGCACGCGCGCCGCACCGAACGCGCGAGGCCGCGCGCACAGCACGTCCGGCCTGCGCACCGGGATCCCTCTCGTGCGCGCCGTCGCGAGCATCGTCGAGAGCTCGCCGTCGGGCACCTCGTCCTCGCTCTGCCCGGTGTCCCAGAGCTCGCCGAGCTCCACGCGCGCCATCAACGCGGCGAGCCCGCCGTAGTGATCCGGATGCGGATGCGTGATCACCGCGACGTCGATCCGAGCGCGACGACGCGCCCGCAGCAGCGGCGCGATCGCGGCCTCCCCCGGATCGATTCCCGGCCCGACCACGCCTCCCGCGTCGACCAGCATCAGCGAGCCATCCGGCATGTCGATCAGCGCACCGTCTCCCTGACCGACGTCGAGGAACGTCGCGCGCAGCACGCCGCGTGGCCGCTCGATCGCGCGCAGCCGCGCCTCCGCGCCCGCCATCACGAGGAGCCCGAGCGCGACCACGATCACGCGCGCCCGCATGCTGCGCGCCATCAGCAACGCACCACACGCGATGGTCAGCGCGACCCCCTGTGCGACGTCGAGCGGCGGCAGCGCGCGCCCCAGCGGGAACGCCGCGAACGCCTCGCACGACGCGAGGAACCCACGCGCGACGAGGTCCATCGCCGCCGCGCTCGGCGTCGCGAGCGCGGGCGCGCTCGACGCGATCACCGCGTGCACCGCCGCGATCGGCAGGAGCACCGCGCTCGCGATCGGCACCACGATCACGTTCGCGATCACACCGGTGAGCGGCAGCCCCTCGAAGCACCAGATCACGAGGGGCGCGGTCGCGAGGCTCGCGCGCACGCTCGCGATCACCAGCGCGCGCAGCGGTCGCTCCTCGGCATCGGCGATCGGCGCGAGGATCGCGGCGGTCGCCGCGATCGAGAGGAGGAAGCCCGGCCGTGCGAGCGTCGCGGGATCGACGACGCCGAACACCAACACCGCGGCGGCCGTGACCGCGACCGCATCGCTGCGACGCCCCGATGCTCGCAGCGCATACGCGATCGCGCCGGTGATCGCGGCTCGCCACGCGCTCGGCGCGCCCCCCGCGAGCGGCGCGTAGATCAGCGCGAGCGGCACGCCGATCCCGGCCGCGATCCGCGCGACCTCCGCGCGCATCGCGATCGCCGGGACCCACGACAGGGCACGCGCGATCAGCCACACGAGCGCGCCGATCAAGAGCGTCACGTGCATGCCCGACACCGCGAGCACGTGCGCGAGCCCCGCGCCGCGTACCGCCGCCTCGTCGTCCTCTCCGAGCGCGAGATCGCCGAGGATCAGCGCGCGCGCGACCCCACACGCGGGCTCGTCGAGCGTGCGCGCCAGCGCGCTCCTCACGTGCGCGCGCGCCGCGCCGATCCATGCGCGCAGGCCGATCTCGCGCGACGTGCTCGCGGTGATCGCCCGCGCATCGGCGCGCACCGGATCGACCGTCGGCCATCGTGGATGCGGGCTCGGATTGCGGAAGCCCGGCGTCGCCGCGAGCGCGAACGTGCCCTCGACACGCGTCCCTTCGGTCCACGCGCGTCCGCGCACCCGGATGCGATCGCCACGTCGCAGCGCGACGTCGCCCTGCGCGTCGTCGATGCGCACGATCGCGTCGGCACGATCCCCGCGCGCGCGCAGCTCCTCGACCACGCCGCGCACCTCTGCGGTGCCGACCATCACCACGTCCTCGCCCGCCCCGGTCGACACGCCCGCGCCCGCCGCACACGCCAGCGCCCCGAGCCCCACGCCCACCCACGCACGCGGTCGCGCGTCCGAGCGCCGCGCCAGGAGCGCCAATCCAGTCCCCGCCGCCAGGGCCACCACCGGCCCGACCCAGCCCGCGTCCAGCCCACCTGTCGCGGCGCTCAGCACCACCCCGAGCACCAGCCCTCCTGCGGTCCACCCGAGCGCACCCATGCGCGCCGCCCACGTCACACCGCGTGCCGGACGAATTCATCAATGATTCCAACATGAGACCCTGACGGTCCGCCCGCCATCCGCCGTCACGTCCGCCGTCCCGGCGCGCGCCTTGACACTTATTCCGCCGCCCCCTATGCCTCAGCTCGGCTCAACCCTCACCCGTACGTGAGGGTTCGACTCGAACCCCTCCCGAACCGTGACCACCCGATTCGAGCTACCGCCCGGCAAGAACGTGCGCCGCCTGCCCATCGCGGCGGACGGCCCGTCGTCGCCCGGCTCGAGCGTGTGCACGGACGTCGAGCCGCTCCGTGTCGGCGAGCTCGCGAAGCGCACCGGCAAGACCGTGCGCGCGCTGCACCTCTACGAAGAGATCGGCCTGCTCGAGCCCGCGCGCCGCACCGACGCCGGTTATCGCCTCTACTCGTCGGACTCGGTCACGCGCGTCGAATGGATCACGCGCCTCCAGGACGCCGGTCTCTCGCTCCCCGAGATCCGCGATCTCCTCGCGAGCTGGGGCTCGAGCGGCTCCGCGCCCGGCGCGATGAAGAAGGTCACCGAGGTCTTCGAGCAGAAGCTCGACGAGACCCGCGCGCAGATCGCGCGCCTGCGCGAGCTCGAGCGCGAGCTCGTGCGCAGCCTCGACTACCTCGCGACGTGCGACTCGTGCGAGCCGCAGCGCGTCGTGCACGAGTGTCCGAGCTGCGATCGCCACGACTGCGACACGCACCCGCCGGTGCTGGTCGCCGGCTTCCATCCGACCGCCTCCGACGGCGCGGAGTGACTTCGACATGACGCTCAAGCTCCCGATCTACATGGACAACCACGCCACGACGCCCGTCGATCCGCGGGTGCTCGAGGCGATGATGCCGTTCTTCACGACGCACTTCGGCAACGCCGCCTCGCGCAACCACGCGTTCGGCTGGGCCGCCGAGGAGGCCGTCGAGTACGCCCGCGATCAGGTCGCGAAGCTGATCGGCGCGGGCAGCTCGAAGGAGATCGTCTTCACCTCGGGCGCCACCGAGAGCGACAACCTCGCGATCAAGGGCGTCGCCCACTTCTACAAGGAGAAGGGCGATCACATCATCACGTCGCGCACCGAGCACAAAGCGGTGCTCGACACGTGCAAGCGCCTCGAGCGCGA is a window encoding:
- a CDS encoding DNA internalization-related competence protein ComEC/Rec2; translation: MGALGWTAGGLVLGVVLSAATGGLDAGWVGPVVALAAGTGLALLARRSDARPRAWVGVGLGALACAAGAGVSTGAGEDVVMVGTAEVRGVVEELRARGDRADAIVRIDDAQGDVALRRGDRIRVRGRAWTEGTRVEGTFALAATPGFRNPSPHPRWPTVDPVRADARAITASTSREIGLRAWIGAARAHVRSALARTLDEPACGVARALILGDLALGEDDEAAVRGAGLAHVLAVSGMHVTLLIGALVWLIARALSWVPAIAMRAEVARIAAGIGVPLALIYAPLAGGAPSAWRAAITGAIAYALRASGRRSDAVAVTAAAVLVFGVVDPATLARPGFLLSIAATAAILAPIADAEERPLRALVIASVRASLATAPLVIWCFEGLPLTGVIANVIVVPIASAVLLPIAAVHAVIASSAPALATPSAAAMDLVARGFLASCEAFAAFPLGRALPPLDVAQGVALTIACGALLMARSMRARVIVVALGLLVMAGAEARLRAIERPRGVLRATFLDVGQGDGALIDMPDGSLMLVDAGGVVGPGIDPGEAAIAPLLRARRRARIDVAVITHPHPDHYGGLAALMARVELGELWDTGQSEDEVPDGELSTMLATARTRGIPVRRPDVLCARPRAFGAARVRVIWPCPSFDPGWDANENSFVIEIAIGARRLLLAGDAEQHSEGALARSGLLSRVDVLKVAHHGSRTSSTAPFLDVLRPRVAVVSAGRGNTFGHPHADVVERLEASAEHVVRTDRDGGVIVTTDGGAIEVRTWSGRTIRLE
- a CDS encoding MerR family transcriptional regulator, which produces MTTRFELPPGKNVRRLPIAADGPSSPGSSVCTDVEPLRVGELAKRTGKTVRALHLYEEIGLLEPARRTDAGYRLYSSDSVTRVEWITRLQDAGLSLPEIRDLLASWGSSGSAPGAMKKVTEVFEQKLDETRAQIARLRELERELVRSLDYLATCDSCEPQRVVHECPSCDRHDCDTHPPVLVAGFHPTASDGAE